One region of Polaribacter pectinis genomic DNA includes:
- a CDS encoding protein adenylyltransferase SelO: MDFKLNIKDYFNEELPEDPIKENTRRQVTEACFSYADPKKTSKPELIHVSLEMLTELGLTKEDAATKDFLNVFTGNTILEGTKPYAMCYGGHQFGNWAGQLGDGRAINLAEVTHNNKNWAIQLKGAGETPYSRNADGLAVLRSSIREYLCSEAMFHLGIPTTRALSLSLSGDKVLRDVMYDGNPDYEKGAIVSRTAASFLRFGSFQIFASRQDSKTLKTLVDYTIKHHFSHLGKPSKETYIQFFNEVAERSLEMVIHWQRVGFVHGVMNTDNMSILGLTIDYGPYGWLEGYDHGWTPNTTDNGQKRYRYGAQPEIVYWNLYQLANALYPIIEEASPLEEVLNSFGDNLVESYLVMMKSKLGLEKNEVNDARLINDLETILQLSETDMTIFFRLLSSITSDDKKDGLMKVWDSFYDSNEIKEDIKLKWENWFVDYTNRLKIETLSATERKKKMNAVNPKYVLRNYMAQLAIDDADKGDYKLIDELYQLLKKPYDEQPEHEKWFVKRPDWARNKIGCSRLSCSS; encoded by the coding sequence ATGGATTTTAAACTGAATATAAAAGATTACTTTAATGAAGAGCTTCCAGAAGATCCTATTAAAGAAAATACAAGACGTCAAGTAACAGAAGCTTGTTTTTCTTATGCTGACCCAAAAAAAACATCTAAACCAGAATTGATTCATGTTTCACTAGAAATGTTAACTGAATTAGGCTTAACAAAAGAAGATGCCGCAACTAAAGATTTTTTAAATGTCTTTACTGGTAATACAATTTTAGAAGGTACAAAACCTTACGCAATGTGTTATGGAGGACATCAATTTGGAAATTGGGCTGGCCAATTAGGAGATGGAAGAGCAATTAATCTAGCAGAAGTAACACATAATAATAAGAATTGGGCAATTCAATTAAAAGGAGCTGGAGAAACTCCATATTCTAGAAATGCAGATGGTTTGGCAGTTTTGCGTTCTTCCATAAGAGAGTATTTATGTAGCGAAGCAATGTTTCATTTAGGTATACCAACAACAAGAGCATTGTCTTTGTCTTTAAGCGGAGATAAAGTTTTAAGAGACGTTATGTATGATGGAAATCCAGATTACGAAAAAGGTGCCATTGTTTCTAGAACTGCAGCCTCGTTTTTAAGGTTCGGAAGTTTTCAAATTTTTGCATCAAGACAAGATTCAAAAACACTAAAAACTTTGGTAGATTATACCATAAAACATCATTTTTCACATCTAGGAAAACCATCAAAAGAAACCTATATACAATTTTTTAATGAAGTTGCAGAACGCAGTTTAGAAATGGTAATACATTGGCAACGTGTAGGTTTTGTGCACGGAGTTATGAATACAGATAATATGTCTATTTTAGGTTTAACCATAGATTATGGGCCTTATGGTTGGTTAGAGGGTTATGATCATGGTTGGACACCAAATACCACAGATAATGGTCAAAAAAGATATAGATATGGCGCTCAACCAGAAATTGTGTATTGGAATTTATATCAATTAGCAAATGCTTTGTATCCAATAATTGAAGAAGCTTCTCCGCTAGAAGAAGTTTTAAATTCTTTTGGAGATAATTTGGTAGAAAGTTATTTAGTAATGATGAAATCTAAATTAGGATTAGAGAAAAATGAAGTTAATGATGCAAGATTGATAAATGATTTAGAAACAATTTTACAGCTTTCAGAAACAGATATGACCATCTTTTTTAGATTACTAAGTTCTATAACTTCAGATGATAAAAAAGATGGGTTAATGAAAGTTTGGGATTCATTTTACGACTCTAACGAAATTAAAGAAGACATTAAATTAAAATGGGAAAATTGGTTTGTAGATTACACCAACAGATTAAAAATTGAAACTTTGTCTGCTACTGAAAGAAAGAAAAAAATGAACGCAGTAAACCCTAAATATGTACTTCGAAATTACATGGCACAATTAGCAATTGACGATGCAGATAAAGGAGATTATAAATTAATTGATGAACTTTATCAATTACTTAAAAAACCATATGATGAGCAACCAGAACATGAAAAATGGTTTGTAAAAAGACCAGATTGGGCAAGAAATAAAATAGGTTGTTCTAGACTTTCTTGTAGTTCATAA